The proteins below come from a single Acidobacteriota bacterium genomic window:
- a CDS encoding tetratricopeptide repeat protein: protein MRDLNLVTGLLWQPVTALKGLRDRAPFGLAALGAWLATFFYALAAAVLEGYAQGGRLFAAPVTRTPQFWIGNVQSAALNAALLLLFVAVLYVPFAILLANLFERRASFALVLREEYAAVASCALAALAAALLVTLLPAAVISWQSAWLNSEAVVGYFVLLLVIPLPIFAALMTLALGVIFRINWAKSAVVTLLSFLSLFGLLVLMQAVAFLFASPFLLLLLVYFLRDQIGDLLSARNARRSFRQNLEAATLNPADASAHYNLGLLYQQRGEYEQAVQAFQRASAIDPQEIDAHYQLGRIAREQGRLNEAIEHFEKVVRQAPNHSQYEIWRETGLVYYAAKQYPDTLAMLDKFLAQRTTDAEAHYWRGLTLAQLGRDDEAAAEMQTCIETVRTAPAYKYRTERRWLQQAQDFLRERQH, encoded by the coding sequence ATGCGTGATTTGAATTTGGTAACCGGCCTCTTGTGGCAACCTGTGACGGCGCTCAAAGGCTTGCGCGACCGCGCGCCCTTCGGTTTGGCAGCTTTGGGCGCGTGGCTGGCGACATTTTTCTATGCCCTGGCCGCCGCCGTGCTGGAAGGTTATGCGCAAGGTGGGCGTTTGTTTGCGGCGCCGGTGACGCGCACGCCGCAATTCTGGATTGGGAATGTACAAAGTGCGGCGTTGAATGCCGCCTTGCTCTTGCTCTTTGTCGCGGTGCTGTATGTGCCGTTCGCGATTCTGCTGGCGAATCTCTTTGAACGGCGCGCCAGCTTTGCGCTGGTTTTGCGCGAAGAGTATGCGGCCGTCGCTTCGTGCGCGTTGGCGGCGTTGGCGGCGGCCTTACTGGTAACGCTGTTGCCGGCGGCGGTCATCAGTTGGCAGAGCGCCTGGCTCAACAGCGAAGCCGTGGTGGGCTATTTCGTCTTGTTACTGGTGATCCCGCTGCCGATTTTTGCGGCGTTGATGACGTTGGCGCTGGGGGTGATCTTTCGCATCAATTGGGCCAAGTCGGCGGTCGTGACACTGCTCTCGTTTCTTTCGCTATTTGGGCTGCTCGTGTTGATGCAGGCAGTGGCTTTCCTATTCGCTTCGCCGTTCTTATTGCTATTGCTGGTCTATTTTCTGCGCGACCAAATCGGCGATTTGCTCTCGGCGCGCAATGCGCGGCGTTCCTTCCGGCAAAATCTGGAAGCGGCGACACTCAATCCGGCGGATGCGTCGGCGCATTACAATCTGGGGTTGCTTTACCAGCAACGCGGCGAATATGAACAGGCTGTGCAAGCCTTTCAGCGCGCCAGCGCGATTGACCCGCAAGAGATTGATGCGCATTATCAGCTCGGACGCATCGCGCGCGAGCAGGGTAGGTTGAACGAGGCGATTGAACATTTTGAAAAAGTCGTGCGGCAGGCGCCGAATCATAGCCAGTATGAAATCTGGCGCGAGACGGGGTTGGTCTATTACGCGGCCAAACAATATCCTGACACCTTGGCGATGCTCGACAAATTTTTGGCGCAACGGACGACCGACGCCGAGGCACATTACTGGCGCGGGCTGACGCTGGCGCAATTGGGGCGCGACGACGAGGCCGCCGCCGAAATGCAAACGTGCATCGAGACGGTGCGCACGGCGCCTGCCTATAAATACCGGACGGAACGGCGCTGGTTGCAGCAGGCGCAGGATTTTCTGCGGGAGCGGCAGCATTAA
- a CDS encoding oxidative damage protection protein, which produces MAEIITCARCKQKLPALEKAPFGSALGKKIHAEICQACWKAWLASQNQLINHYGLSTINPDHQTFLLDNMQAFLFGTGKQAEIDTTLQGKVSY; this is translated from the coding sequence ATGGCAGAAATCATCACGTGCGCGCGTTGCAAACAAAAGCTGCCCGCCCTCGAAAAAGCGCCCTTTGGCAGCGCTTTGGGCAAAAAGATTCACGCTGAAATTTGCCAGGCATGCTGGAAGGCGTGGCTGGCATCGCAAAATCAACTCATCAATCATTATGGGTTGAGCACGATCAATCCTGATCACCAGACGTTCCTCTTGGATAACATGCAAGCCTTCCTATTCGGCACGGGGAAACAAGCTGAGATTGACACAACTTTGCAAGGCAAGGTTTCGTATTGA
- the carA gene encoding glutamine-hydrolyzing carbamoyl-phosphate synthase small subunit has product MASDKYKTAILALEDGRVFRGRAWGAATERTGEIVFNTAMSGYQEILTDPSYAGQIVTMTYPLIGNYGVNNEDVESRRPFVEGFVVREASEVTSNWRATQSLDEYLKQHGIVGISEVDTRALVRHIREKGAMRACLSALDNDEQSVVKKAQNAPAMLGRNLVDQVTCGDSYAWSSIKDVQTYDALGEFRETLGVALQPGETPFRVVAFDFGIKYYILRYLAALGCEVTVVPASTSADDVLALAPDGIFLSNGPGDPAALPHIVANVRQLTNAAPVFGICLGHQILARAFGGQTYKLKFGHRGGNQPVRNERTKRIEITSHNHGFAVDPASLDQNEIELTHFNLNDGCLEGLRHRRLPVFSVQYHPEAGPGPHDAAYLFHEFIANMRARRAQLQEMVQVQA; this is encoded by the coding sequence ATGGCGAGCGATAAATACAAAACAGCGATTCTGGCGTTGGAAGATGGCCGCGTGTTTCGGGGGCGGGCGTGGGGCGCGGCGACTGAGCGTACAGGCGAAATCGTCTTCAACACGGCGATGTCAGGCTACCAGGAAATTCTGACCGATCCATCCTATGCCGGACAGATTGTGACGATGACCTATCCGCTGATCGGCAATTACGGCGTGAACAACGAAGACGTGGAATCGCGCCGTCCCTTTGTCGAAGGCTTCGTCGTGCGCGAAGCTTCAGAGGTCACCTCCAATTGGCGCGCAACGCAATCGCTGGATGAATACCTGAAACAGCACGGCATCGTCGGCATTTCCGAAGTGGACACGCGCGCCCTGGTGCGCCACATCCGCGAAAAGGGCGCGATGCGCGCCTGCCTCTCGGCGCTCGACAACGACGAACAGAGCGTCGTCAAGAAAGCCCAAAACGCGCCCGCGATGCTGGGCCGCAACCTGGTTGACCAGGTCACCTGTGGCGACAGTTATGCATGGTCTTCGATAAAGGATGTGCAAACTTACGACGCGCTCGGCGAGTTTCGTGAGACGCTGGGTGTGGCCTTGCAGCCGGGCGAAACGCCGTTTCGTGTGGTCGCTTTTGATTTCGGCATCAAGTACTACATCCTGCGTTATCTGGCGGCGCTGGGTTGCGAGGTGACGGTGGTTCCGGCCAGCACTTCGGCGGATGATGTGCTGGCGCTCGCGCCCGATGGCATCTTTCTTTCCAACGGCCCTGGCGACCCGGCGGCGTTGCCGCACATTGTGGCGAACGTGCGCCAGTTGACGAATGCCGCGCCGGTCTTCGGCATTTGCCTGGGCCATCAGATTTTGGCGCGCGCTTTCGGCGGACAGACCTACAAACTCAAATTCGGACATCGCGGCGGCAATCAACCTGTGCGCAACGAACGCACCAAGCGCATCGAAATCACTTCGCACAACCACGGCTTTGCAGTAGACCCCGCGAGCCTCGACCAGAATGAAATCGAGTTGACGCATTTCAATCTCAACGACGGCTGTCTGGAAGGCTTGCGCCATCGCCGCTTGCCCGTCTTTTCGGTGCAATACCACCCTGAAGCAGGCCCCGGCCCGCACGATGCGGCGTATCTCTTTCACGAGTTCATCGCCAACATGCGCGCGCGCCGCGCACAGTTGCAAGAGATGGTTCAGGTTCAGGCATAG
- the lepB gene encoding signal peptidase I, whose product MKKEKYPGIAPEDDGDIRVIDDLGAWRNGGYDQGGLWYEAKSLLRDIFFAGVIAVLIVVFVVQPVRVEGQSMMPRLHDQDRIFVNKFIYPLREWLGDREPIKRGDIVVLLYPEDPSKSYIKRVVGLPGEEVNVENGKLYINGVQMNEDYLDPEYLSQDTTGPTRVKEHHYFVMGDNRRNSSDSRYWGLVPEKYIYGKAIFRYYPFMPTERLGKLD is encoded by the coding sequence ATGAAGAAAGAGAAGTATCCGGGCATTGCGCCCGAGGACGATGGCGATATTCGTGTGATTGACGACCTGGGCGCGTGGCGCAATGGCGGGTATGACCAGGGCGGCTTGTGGTACGAGGCGAAGTCGCTGTTGCGCGATATTTTCTTCGCTGGTGTGATTGCAGTTTTGATCGTGGTCTTTGTGGTGCAACCGGTGCGTGTCGAGGGCCAGAGCATGATGCCGCGCTTGCACGATCAGGATCGCATCTTCGTCAACAAATTCATTTATCCGCTGCGCGAATGGCTGGGCGACCGCGAGCCGATCAAACGCGGCGACATCGTCGTGCTGCTCTATCCTGAAGACCCCTCGAAATCTTACATCAAGCGCGTGGTCGGCTTGCCCGGCGAAGAGGTCAATGTCGAGAACGGCAAGCTTTATATCAACGGCGTGCAAATGAACGAAGATTACCTCGACCCCGAATATCTGTCGCAAGACACGACCGGGCCGACGCGGGTGAAAGAGCATCATTACTTCGTGATGGGCGACAACCGGCGCAACAGCAGCGACAGCCGCTATTGGGGACTGGTGCCGGAGAAATACATTTATGGCAAAGCGATCTTCCGCTACTACCCCTTTATGCCGACAGAGCGACTCGGCAAGCTTGATTGA
- a CDS encoding GNAT family N-acetyltransferase, with product MSEEVLVRAAVPADVEAILAVLRANLADPSLFQRSAAEITVQLPEYLVAVMRSAGVVGCAALHCYPDQSAELHSVAVLPERQGRRIGEQLVQAGLQKATQCSIAKVWLGTMKPGYFARFGFVPMWRWRIPLRVMWPKIKSVFAQPPARWLPALLGRHTFMVRQEKP from the coding sequence ATGTCCGAAGAGGTACTTGTCAGAGCCGCAGTTCCTGCCGATGTCGAAGCCATCCTGGCTGTGCTGCGCGCCAATCTGGCCGATCCATCTTTGTTTCAACGCTCAGCCGCCGAGATCACCGTACAACTACCTGAGTACTTGGTTGCTGTAATGCGCTCTGCCGGTGTCGTCGGTTGCGCGGCTTTGCATTGTTATCCCGATCAATCGGCTGAACTGCATTCGGTCGCGGTCTTGCCGGAAAGACAAGGGCGGCGTATCGGTGAGCAACTGGTGCAGGCAGGTTTGCAAAAAGCAACTCAGTGCAGCATCGCCAAAGTCTGGCTCGGCACGATGAAGCCGGGCTATTTTGCGCGCTTCGGTTTTGTGCCGATGTGGCGCTGGCGCATTCCGCTCAGGGTTATGTGGCCGAAAATCAAAAGCGTATTCGCTCAACCACCGGCCCGCTGGCTGCCAGCGTTGTTGGGCCGCCACACGTTCATGGTGCGGCAGGAAAAACCGTAG